The segment CGCTCACGCCGTTCGCGAGTTCGGAGTCCTCCCCGATGAGCGCGCCGATCTGACGGACCGGGTGGTATTCGCCCTCGATCGACACGTCGGCGGGTCCCGAGGCGGCGAGGAGTCCGGCACGCGCGATGACCCCGGAGCCCAGGACGCTGTCTTGGACCACGCTCGACGGTCCGAGGTTCACGTCGTCCATGAGGATGGAGTTGGCAATCGTGGTGAGGGGCCCGACCCGCACGTTCTTGCCCAGACTTGATGAGGGCAGGACGACGGCATTCGCCCCAATCTCGCAGCCGGGGCCCAGGGAGAGCGGTCCCTGCAGGTAGGTGCCGGCCCGGATCGTACACCCGTCCCCGATGGCGACGCGGCCGCGAATCGTGACGCCTCGTTCGATCGTCCCCGCGCGGACGTCCTGGGTCGCCTGGAGCGCCGTCGCGTTGAGCCGCAGGAGGTCCCACGGATAGCGCGCGTCGACCCAGGTCCCCGTGGACTGGACGGCCGTGATCGGCGTGGTCTTGGCCCATTCCGAGAGGACGGTCGGGAGGTCGTGGTGGTCTTCCTCCGCCGCGCGATCGATCAGGTCGAAGACGGGTGGCTCCAGGACGTACGCACCCGTGCTGATCAGGTTCGACGTGACCTCCCTCGGCCGCTCCGTGATGGCAACGACATTCCGCCCGCGCAGGGTGACGACCCCATACTCCTGGGGGCGCTCGCTCTCCTTGATCGCGACCGCGGGCCCGTCTGCGTGATCCAGGAGATCGGAGACGAACTGCTTGTCGATGAGGCTCGATCCGTTCAGCACGAGGAAGCGGCCCTCGAGACTCGGCCGGGCCTGGCGGACCGCGTGCGCGGTCCCCAGCTGCTTGGGCTCCGGGATGTAGGT is part of the Thermoplasmata archaeon genome and harbors:
- the glmU gene encoding bifunctional sugar-1-phosphate nucleotidylyltransferase/acetyltransferase yields the protein MKAVILAAGEGARMGPFTASVPKVMIPVGNRPILEYVVRALVETGIRDLLMVTGYRRERIQSYFQDGKAFDARITYIPEPKQLGTAHAVRQARPSLEGRFLVLNGSSLIDKQFVSDLLDHADGPAVAIKESERPQEYGVVTLRGRNVVAITERPREVTSNLISTGAYVLEPPVFDLIDRAAEEDHHDLPTVLSEWAKTTPITAVQSTGTWVDARYPWDLLRLNATALQATQDVRAGTIERGVTIRGRVAIGDGCTIRAGTYLQGPLSLGPGCEIGANAVVLPSSSLGKNVRVGPLTTIANSILMDDVNLGPSSVVQDSVLGSGVIARAGLLAASGPADVSIEGEYHPVRQIGALIGEDSELANGVSVDCGAVINERARVLSGARLRGTVPAGAVVQ